AATTGACGGAAAtggtcaaagttgtaaaaagtcaaaatgttgactttgtGGCTACATGAGAtgtagacacctagcccactaagttctACTAACTGTTAGTGGATTATTAGGtgttttgcatgtaattaggttataaatagggttgttttcatttttattcaaactttTGCCCTTTTTAGTAACTTtggaaattacaaaattatcaatCTCTGGAATCTCAACTAAATTTCTACCTTTCAATTTCCATACATCTCCCTTAGTTTCTTCAATTAATCAGGTCCCACAACCCAGTTCTAAGTCTGGAGATTAGCGGGTCATCTCTAGTGGTTGTCATGGTTTAAGTTCGTGAGGAGATATCAAGGATTTCAGAAAGctttaaatgtatattttctttaaccctaatttgttttaattaggGCTTTTCAAGCATGTTTATCTCTAAATAGTTTAGTTtcatatatagtaaaattgatccgttttttctctgtttttgaATGTTTTCCATCAAAACTCAACTTGTAAGACTAGTGATCCCAAGAAACAAGTTCAATGAGTAATAACTGATCACAAGTAATATAACGAGAATCATGCTAAATTAGAAGTTTCATTCTTATGATTCGGTGATTAGCATGATATTCTAAAGCGCATGAGGAAGCTGAACTTTGTTCTTAATGAAATCCATACTTGATATCAAGTAGGGTACCTAGCTACAGAAGTACTCTCGATAGATTCACCTTTGTGAACGTGGAAGTGAGGGTGCTTCCTATGGAATTTCGGACAAATTTCTAGAGCATTCACTAAACTGGGGTATACGTGCAAGGTCATAAAGCAGGGGCTAGTTTAGAACTTCACTCAAATAATATTGTGTGTGCAATAGCATTAGAAGTcaagttcaaaattatgaGTTATTTTACAATACTCTAAACTATTGTCACTACTTAAAGGTTCAAGTCACTGGACACACCTTTACTTATTGAACCTTTACTTACACATAGTATCATAGAAACAGACACTACTTGatgaaaatgttttcaaaaattttcaagtggGGATTATTGgatgaaaaatttataaaagaaaatataatattattttaggtaCCTAGGTTTTGGAAAGAGGAAGGAGATAGACAAATATAGGTATGCTCGAAAATTGATGACCCACTTTAGTCAAAAAGCATATCCTTCAGCAAAGCAACCGAATCCAAACAACCAAGAACTTAgctaactaattaaataaataaaagaaatgggaaCTATTGAACATAACAAATTCCCCTTTGGTGAACACTTCCTTTTATTTACCTAAGCACAAACAATCACCTTCAATCTATGCAAAGCTAGACCTGAAGCCTACAATTAACACTTGTTTTTTAAAGTCTGAATACTTTATAAGGTTGtaagaattttgaaacaaCGATACGCATATATAAGGTGGCCTAAAAAGTAACTACAAATACAGTATATGCATAAAAAGTTAATGGCGCAATGTATGCACCTTAGGTTCTTTTTTATTAGTGTAGTAGCAAACGTAGGGATGAGAGCATATGAAGCTTCAACTCTGACAGAATTCAAAGCTAGTTATTCTCCACCTCCAAAGCTTTATATCGATAGCTATGTTTACACCATGCCCTTTTACACACTCGCCTACAATAAGAGATGTGGCTTGCATGTGCTCGTTTGTGACAacatcaatataatagaatatCACATTGATGACTGTTAATAAATTTCAGAACAATCCTTAAATTACTATCTAAGTGGCGAGAAGCATTGAGAACCCAACTACACGAATCTTGCCTTGCATTATTTAAATCCAAAAGAAGATATCCAGTCTTCTTCAACtcaattttggtttcaaaaactGACCATTCACTAAGTTCTATGATTGGAGAATCAAAACcaatatcaacaaaattcataaatttaggCTCTTTACTTCCAATCATACATCTTTGCACCTTCTTGgttgttatttttcaaacacaagTTATGTTTTAGCACCCCACCGAATTAATGTCACAATAATCAACCACAACGTGGACACCATCCACCATATCACCTCACATATTATAGCCTTGTCTTATTATATTGGACCGGTTAGATCTATTCATGTACATTGTTAAACAACGATTATGAAAAACGAACAACCTGTTCTGAATCCATTCAATGAATCTTCGTAACATGCAATTTTTTGGAACTAGTACATCTGAAACCATAAAATCATGGTATCCATCGTTTTCACCCCACCTACCACTATATGACAAACTTATCTGTTGATGCATGTGATGTCATTCAAGAAGCTTACCATCTACTTGAATGTATTCGATAGCagcatttttttcttctaaaagctagcaaataagtttttattggaaacaaaatagtgagaaaatttaaaatattttaacataaatcTCCAAACTGATCAAATCTAGAAGAAAAGTATTAATATTCTTAACATGAAACaccaaatttaaaacacaACGCATGAGATACCTAGAAagatatcatatatatataaaccaatagaaaaataaaatcttatgtTTATgggtaaaaatataaagatttgaAAACAATGCACTAAAAAAAGgatatcttatatttatcaCTATcatccaaaaataaatatattatcacGAGCATCTCTAGGAAATCTGTTATGAGACtctcaaacaaaatttgaatatttgaaaatattcaaatcaaGATTACGTCAATTTATGctataaataagttttattttgttgctatttttcagttttgatGAAAACTTAATTTCTTGTTACGAGCTATAAGTACTAAAGAAATTCCAAATGGGGTTTGCAACAATAGCTAGATGAAGCAAGAGATGAAATCGCTCTACAGGAGCCGAATGAGTAGGACAGGGGCGTGGGGCGTGGGGCAAGCAACGTGTGCAGCAGCCAAACGAGCAGGCCACAACAGATGGTTTCTTCAGGTGGGTGTCTATAGTGAGAATAGAGATGAAGTGTTTTTAGGGAGGGGGAGAGATAGTGAGAGTAAAGGAAAGCAGACCCTCCTCacacaaattttcaaacaaatttaaaccatCGGCCAAACAACAGTTGGGCCCCTAAAAGAGGTCATTCACAATTTTTTCGTTGGCTCCTTCAtcctttttctacttttgatTATTCAACATTCTCACCCATCTAAACGTGAACATATACAAAAGCTAGTGATATGTATATGGACTATGGATTAAGGAACAATGAAAAGTGTTCgatatttacattatttgCCTTGAACCACCTcccaacaagaaaaataagctGAGCAAATTCTATAACCAACCCTATAATACAAGGAGACAGATCAGTCTCCATGGATAATACAATAtggtaagaaaataataaacaatctCTGAAACCTTTGATGTGGCAAAGTTTGTCATCAATCAGATCCCCCTCATAATACGAGACTTCATCTCATTGATGGCTTCATCAACAAACTTTTTGCCTTTCTACTCTTTGTACAAACCTAATCATCAAACCAGTACTTCCCTCGagtaattgtttattttctcGGCATGTTCAGCTATTTTCTCGGCATGTTCAGTTGACACATAGATTGCATCCCGTAGAGTGCTGTGATTTCGTCCATAGACTACGTAAACGATCACTCCAATCACTAGCCATACCGACACCCGAGTCCATGTACCAACTCTGAAAAGTTGAGAAATGGATCATCGTTTAGAAAtgaggaaatgaaaatgatgaaaatggtTTGAAATGACGCTTAAGTTAATGTGTTAATGTTGGGTAATATCATTCGGCATTGAgaaaagaatggaagaaacCTCAAAAAGTACATTACATATATTAATAGACGAATGGAGATAAGATGAAATGTTTGTTACCCAAGATTGATGAGCAAGTAGGTGTTGATGAGAATACACACAATTGGTAGCAGAGGAACAAATGGGCAAGTGAAacctgaaaaaaaaagaaaaagaaaatgtattaaatCAGTATCTTCATACattaaccaataaaaaattgttcatcTATACACTTATATCTTGTGTTACGTTATTGATGTGCCCGAAAAAGAATGAGAGCTGGAACTTGGGACGGGGAAAGGGGTTCTGACTTGACAAGCAGATAAAGGCAAACTATGTTCATAACCAGAGGACTAATACAGAAATATATAGGCATTGTCCTATCTTTCCTTAGACTCAAAGGTGCCAGAATCCAAGAACTAGCCAACAATGTATGGCAAAGCCGTTAGCAGCAGTTGCATTCTAGCTAAGCAATTGTATTAAGGATGGGTAGTCCAAGGAGAATTTTTTTCGAGCTAGTTAGTTCACAAACTTGCATATGACAATGcctatatatttttctcaatgTGTTTGACAATGCAGACTTGCAATGTGATGTGTGATACTAAGTCAAACGCTATCTagcgaaaaaaaaaagtaaaaagccAAATACTTGAATAGGATGCAAGAGAAAGGGAGTCCTGTTCTAACCTCCTGTGTATCCAAAGCTGTGCCTTGCATCATCTTGGTCTATGCAGGACAGCACAACTAAAGCAgataaaagaaggaaaacgCCGGTTCCACTAACTGAATATCGCACATAGCTGATGGAAACATCAAAcacattgagaaaaaataagtaCAAGAGGAACAAGAAACactaaaatatacataaatcaCACCAGTTTATCCACCAAGAAAGACATGTCAGGAACTTGAATCTTAAAAGCCTCCTTATTTTTTAGAGGATTCGTGACTCTTCCTTACCCACAAGggtttcaaaatcttttagCATGGAACTTGCACTGTTGATTTGTTTTGATGGATTAAGAGATTAATTCTAGTTATGGATCTTTATGATAGACCATAATAAACTTATAGTGTGCGTAACAAGCAGAAATCTAAAACACAAGTTGCAATAACAACCACCAACCTTGGAAGGCGCAGATTCGTAGCTGCATAGGTAAGTAGTAGTGCCCCAACGCATGTGAACAAGATGGCCCATCCAGCAAATTTTCGTCGATTCTTGTCATTCAGAGTGTCTACAACAATTAAACATAATGGAAAATAAGAACACAACAGATTTTGAAAAAGCTTTTCTGTAAGTAAAAACATTAGTAACTCTACAGTCttcaaaaaatcttttataaaagCCGATAACCATATTTTAGTGCAATATTCTTTTGGAGCTTAAACACATggaaccaaaagaaaagaaagccATCCAAGTTATTACATCCCTCCCATTTTCCTTAAAATGggaaaataattctaaaaaaatgtttcaaaattatgaGCCTCAAGCCTAGGTGAGATAAGCTGCTCCTTATGATACTGGCACCAATGAACAACCACATTGTAACAGACCAGATACTAAAGTAAGAGCAATCATGAAACTTACAACCACGTCGAGTGAGATAGCTGCCGATTATTGGGATGTCAACTGATGAATCCACTTTCGAAAGTAAGGGTCTACTAACACTGTCCTTTGTAGAATTGATCTCGGTATCTTGTCCATCAACAACATCAGCACTTGTATGAATTGGTAGGGACAGTGGATCAAATGACTCATGAAGAGATGATGGCAATGGCACCTCATTGGGTGGAATATATCTGAGAATCAAAACCGATACAGCCACTGTGGCAAATGCAAAAAGAGTACCAACACTAACCTGCACAAGGTGAAAATCTTCTTCAACCAAGTCTCCTATATAATCGAAACTATGAATAAAATCAATAGCTCAAGCTCAAGTAGTTTTATTCTTCCACAATCCAGATAGCaatttagaaattcaaagaACTATGAATACTCCATTTCAAATTCAGTATCAAGACTTTGACTTCCATTTCATGGCGTGTTCTTCATCTTAATAACCATACTATGAAATGAAACCAAATTAACGAGAGTAAGAATGTGAAAATGTACAAGAAGGTGTAAGTGTAATATATAAAGAGGATAGGAAAAGAGcggaacattttttaaatcgGTGAGACAACCTAGGGAGCtgaaaattttagattgtATTTGTAAGattcttttaattacaaaCATTTTTGTGTCTATTTAACATAGCAAAgtctaaaacaaaacatccTCAACCTTTATCATCAATTCCATAAAACATGAGAAAAATTAGATCGAGTTGCCTTACCATCCCTGCTAAATCCGAAACATCCATGAAAAAGGCCAAGCTTGCAGCACCAATACCACTGACTATGGTGCTCTTGACAGGAacttgagtttttttattaacatcCGCAAAAAGACGAGGCAGTAACCCATCTCTCGACATTGCCATCAAGATTCGCGGCTGGAAAGTGAAGCACATGGGTTAAAAATAGAATTCATGTACAAGAAGATGCAAGATGTTAGACGGAAAAGGAGTGGTACGAAAGaatgtgttttcttttctgtgtAAGAAAAGAAGGATTCATATCTACCAAAAAAGCAATGCAACATCCAATATGGTTAATCAACAATAAACCATATTCTAAAATGAGCAATGATCCGAGAGATAGAAAGGCAAATAATAGTTCCaacattcaaaatatattttctttttttcatgatGAGGGGGCCTATTACTAGTATTATATCACTACATGTAAAAGGTAATGTACTTGAATGATCAGGTTTTttttgtgaaagaaaaaagattaaagacACCCCTCAAAGacttcatataattaaataccTGAGGTAGCAAAGAGCCCAGCAATGTTGAGCACAGTGCAGTAACAGCTCCGGTACTCACCACATACCTGAAGCAGAAAGATAACATCATTAGCTAATACAATCCACTCAATCTATCCCAAAGACTAACGACAACATAAAACTAGTGGTATCCTCTTCATAACTAAAGCATACAAGTTGACACTTACGCTGCCCATTGCATCCCATGCTCAGCAAATGCAGAGGAGATGGGGGTATCAGGATCCATCTCATAATAAGGCACCAGACCAACAATCACAATTGAGACCATCATATATAGTGCACAGCAAAGAGATAATGAAAGTCCGATCCCCAGTGGCAAATCTCGTTGAGGATTTTTTACCTATTGAAAACGCTCATAGTAAGTCCATGATTCCACAAATTATGCAAGCCAAAAAGACTACAAACCATTCACAAGTTAGTGTCTCTGTTGCATATTTTCTGATAAAGATTAATGTATGCATGAATGAAATTAGttgtttgaatataaaatgaaCATAAATCCCTTTCATGTTCAGTTCCATGTATGTTGTTGGTTTAAACTTATTAacttgatttttgttttttgattttttttttttttgggtgtgGATTAAAGGAGTAAATAAAAAGGGAAACAAGAACAGCAAAGAACTTGTTCCTCATAAGAAGATCTACAACTTACTTCAGAAAACAGTCAAGAGTTTTGCATTATCTTAGTCACCTTTAggttttaagaagtttttGTGATAATGGATGCTGGCATAAGATTTTACCTCTTCAGCAGTACTTGCAACAGCATCAAAACCAATATAAGCAAAGAAGACAGTAGCAGAGCCAGCAAGCATCCCATCTACTCCGTAGGGAAAATATCTGATATATTGCAAAGTTGACATTTATAAATGTACATCAGAAATGGCAGAATTAATTTATAGAGAAGCAAAACACAGTGAAATTTTGGAGTACCCTGTAGGAAGTTCATATCCAACCCATCCAGTCTTGAAACCAATATAAGAGCCAGCAACAATGACAAACATCATTGCACATAGATTTGCTCCTGTCACAACAGCTTGTGCTGCAATACTCTGCAAGAAGATTACacaaattaataacaaaacgAATTAACACATGTGATTTAGATATCATTCTTTCACAAATTACTGGTATACCTCTTTGATTCCTAAACATAAAAGAGCAGTGACAATCAAAACTAAGATTGCTGCACATGGATCAACAACAATATCAAGTCCAGGCAGAGTTTGTCGGGCTAGGAAGGAAGGCAAACGATCATTGCCACCAAACAATAAGGCCTGAAAAGATGCAAAGGTAACGTAAGAACTACTAAGGCATCAAAGTTCCAAGGTTTTCTCTAAATCATGCACCAAAACATGGCATAACCAAGAAAACCAGAGTCATTTctgttcaattaaataatcttGTGAAGAGTTGAAAGGAATTCACAGTACCAAATTTGGGGATATTCCACGTGCAACAGCTGAGCCACCTAGTGTATATTCCAGTATCAAAGCCCAACCAATCAACCAAGCAACTCTGAAAGAATAGCAATGAAAATCACCAATCAGCAGGTGAATCTCAATGTGAAGATGAACTGCATAATCCTATGCTAAAAGCCCCGGAACTACATCAATAGGTACCAGTCTCGTTGCAAACAAGTTTTCTAGATGGGAAAGTGAAATTTACAGCCAGCTATTTCCCATCTTGGTCAAGAAAATCTAGTGAACATTACACATCCAAATCCCcgaaaaaatgaaaaccaaaatgaaaattgtttccATAGTGGCACATAATACTTTTTCTGCTTTAAGGCCCCAATCGAGCAGTAAACTTACAATCCAGAAAGATGACTTAAACACTAAACATCATAAACTTCGAAGTAAAGTCACAGAAAATTACCCTTCTCCAACACATATGTATGAGTAGTGATAAGCACTTCCAGCTGATGGACAACGACTTGCAAGCTCCGCATAGCAAAATGCAGAAAGCGCTGCAGCTATTCCAGCAATCAGGAAGGAGATGGCAAGGGCTGGTCCTGAATGTTCTCTGGCAACAGTTCCAACAAGAATATACACTCCAGCTCCAATAGTAGCACCAACTCCTACAcaagagaaaataaacttCCATGGTGAATTACATATTCAAAAAAGAAGGCAAACATACTTAAGATCGGCATATGAATAGCTGAACTGCCAGAAGCTTAATATCCATCAGAAACTATCTTGATCTTATACTTAATCAAGACAACAGCCAGTATAAGAAACTAATTCCAAAAACTAATACTACCAAGTTGCTGAGATTCTATTACCTACAAGGAAAGAGCAAAGCATCAAAACatctttaagaaaataaaaaactccGACCCAATAAAAACTTCAAGGATTTAAAGGACATaacttccaaaataaaaacaaattgaaaaaaaggaaaaacgaCCATGAATTACAACATGGGTTACCTATTGAAATAAGGTGAGGAACCGATAACTCTTTGGCTAATTGATGATGTCCTGATGAAGAAGGTGATGAAGAATTGGCAGAATCAACCTGTTTCCTCCTAATTAATGCTTTGAAACCAACCCTTGAACTCTGTCCACCCCTTCCCGTCTCCTCTCCAGAACAACCCAAGAAACCCATAAAAAAATCCCCtgttttctcctttctttttttttgttttttcccttCACCTTAAGATTACAATAATTACCCAACGAAAATGGCGAAACAAGAGCCAATAATTCAATacatataatgaaaaataagctAAACCCAGATGGAAAAATCTACCCGCATTCccaaataaaggaaaaacaaacccccaagaagaaattttggaaCGATTCTTCTTGTATTAAAATGGGGAGCGGGCAGTTtccaaaagaaatgaaaaaaacgtAACCCCTTCTCTTCTCTTGTACACAGGTgtctaaaattgaaagaaaaagatgggaAATATAGGAATGAAGGAAAGAAGGAGAACCCGTTCCTTGTTAAGGGTGCGGGTGGAAGGAAATGGGGATTCAAAGTGCTCGGATTTTGAATGATAtataaggaaaagaaaggaaatagaATGAAGAATGTTGCGTGTGGAGGCCCTCACTCCAATGCTGCCGACCCATCGAACAAATCTGGTGCCCGCTGCCCGCGGGTAGATGGGGCAGAGATTTGTGAAGGAGAAGATTGTGGACGAGGGAATCCAAC
This is a stretch of genomic DNA from Cucumis sativus cultivar 9930 chromosome 4, Cucumber_9930_V3, whole genome shotgun sequence. It encodes these proteins:
- the LOC101217853 gene encoding cationic amino acid transporter 2, vacuolar — its product is MGFLGCSGEETGRGGQSSRVGFKALIRRKQVDSANSSSPSSSGHHQLAKELSVPHLISIGVGATIGAGVYILVGTVAREHSGPALAISFLIAGIAAALSAFCYAELASRCPSAGSAYHYSYICVGEGVAWLIGWALILEYTLGGSAVARGISPNLALLFGGNDRLPSFLARQTLPGLDIVVDPCAAILVLIVTALLCLGIKESIAAQAVVTGANLCAMMFVIVAGSYIGFKTGWVGYELPTGYFPYGVDGMLAGSATVFFAYIGFDAVASTAEEVKNPQRDLPLGIGLSLSLCCALYMMVSIVIVGLVPYYEMDPDTPISSAFAEHGMQWAAYVVSTGAVTALCSTLLGSLLPQPRILMAMSRDGLLPRLFADVNKKTQVPVKSTIVSGIGAASLAFFMDVSDLAGMVSVGTLFAFATVAVSVLILRYIPPNEVPLPSSLHESFDPLSLPIHTSADVVDGQDTEINSTKDSVSRPLLSKVDSSVDIPIIGSYLTRRGYTLNDKNRRKFAGWAILFTCVGALLLTYAATNLRLPSYVRYSVSGTGVFLLLSALVVLSCIDQDDARHSFGYTGGFTCPFVPLLPIVCILINTYLLINLGVGTWTRVSVWLVIGVIVYVVYGRNHSTLRDAIYVSTEHAEKIAEHAEKINNYSREVLV